The following are encoded together in the Naumannella cuiyingiana genome:
- a CDS encoding NAD(P)-dependent oxidoreductase, with product MSKIAFIGLGIMGLPMAGNLIDAGHEVTGYNHAVERTEQLAERGARIADSSAAAAEQAEVICLMVPDSPDVEQVLTGEGGVFGAARPGSLIIDFSSIRPDVSAALAARAAEHDLTMIDAPVSGGEAGAIDGTLSIMVGGSPEAFARAEPVLNAVGSTIVHVGPNGAGQTVKAANQLMVAGHLQVLAEALAFLEAYGADTTAALRVLGGGLAGSKVLALKGEAMRERSFAPGFRIDLHHKDLGIVTTAARGADVILPLGSQLAALMASARAAGDGELDHSALFRGVLRANGRPLE from the coding sequence ATGAGCAAGATCGCGTTCATCGGGCTGGGCATCATGGGGCTGCCGATGGCCGGCAACCTGATCGACGCCGGGCACGAGGTGACCGGCTACAACCACGCAGTCGAGCGGACGGAGCAACTCGCCGAGCGCGGCGCCCGGATCGCCGACAGCTCGGCAGCCGCGGCAGAACAGGCCGAGGTGATCTGCCTGATGGTGCCCGACTCGCCCGATGTCGAGCAGGTGCTGACGGGCGAGGGCGGGGTGTTCGGCGCGGCGCGCCCGGGCTCCCTGATCATCGACTTCTCCAGCATCCGGCCCGATGTCAGTGCCGCCCTCGCGGCACGCGCGGCCGAGCACGACCTGACGATGATCGACGCCCCGGTCTCGGGCGGCGAGGCCGGCGCGATCGACGGCACGCTGTCGATCATGGTCGGCGGCAGCCCCGAGGCATTCGCCCGGGCCGAACCGGTGCTGAACGCCGTCGGCTCGACGATCGTGCATGTCGGCCCGAATGGTGCCGGCCAGACCGTGAAGGCGGCGAACCAGCTCATGGTCGCCGGCCACCTGCAGGTGCTCGCCGAGGCCCTGGCCTTCCTGGAGGCCTACGGTGCGGACACCACGGCCGCCCTGCGCGTGCTCGGCGGCGGCCTGGCGGGCTCGAAGGTGCTCGCGCTGAAGGGCGAGGCGATGCGTGAGCGTAGCTTCGCCCCGGGCTTTCGGATCGACCTTCACCACAAGGACCTCGGCATCGTCACGACCGCTGCCCGAGGCGCCGATGTGATCTTGCCCCTCGGCTCGCAACTGGCCGCGCTGATGGCGTCGGCCCGAGCGGCCGGCGATGGCGAGCTGGATCATTCCGCCCTGTTCCGCGGCGTGCTGCGGGCCAACGGCCGACCCCTCGAGTGA
- the gcl gene encoding glyoxylate carboligase, with translation MPKMTAARAAAEILVREGISHLFGLPGAAINPFYSAVREQNRLRHILARHVEGASHMAEGYTRAAPGNIGVCVGTSGPAGTDMITGLYSAAADSIPILCITGQAPVAKLHKEDFQAVDIASIAAPLTKAATTVLEPAQVPGTFQQAFHLMRSGRPGPVLVDLPIDVQLAEIDFDPDTYAPLPPYRPAATREQAARAIDMLCSAERPLIVAGGGIINADAAELLVEFAELTGVPVVPTLMGWGTLPDDHPLMAGMVGLQTSHRYGNDAMLASDFVLGIGNRWANRHTGGLDVYRAGRRFVHVDIEPTQIGRVFEPDFGITSDAGAALRLFIEVARERRAAGELPDWSAWSTSVAERKQRLQRRTHFDDVPIKPQRVYQEMNRVFGPDTRYVSSIGLSQIAGAQFLHVYGPRHWINCGQAGPLGWTVPAALGVCTAAPDDTVVALSGDYDFQFMIEELAVGAQFNIPYIHVVVNNAYLGLIRQAQRNFDMDYCVQLSFDNINSAEVNGYGVDHVKVAEGLGCKALRVFEPDGIEPALEEARKLAAEYRVPVMVEIILERVTNIAMAGADIDKVMEFEDLAEAGELAPTALADREA, from the coding sequence ATGCCCAAGATGACCGCCGCCCGCGCCGCCGCCGAGATCCTCGTCCGGGAGGGGATCAGTCACCTGTTCGGCCTCCCCGGCGCCGCGATCAACCCGTTCTACTCCGCGGTGCGCGAACAGAACCGACTGCGCCACATCCTCGCCCGGCACGTGGAGGGCGCCTCGCACATGGCCGAGGGGTACACCCGGGCCGCACCCGGCAATATCGGGGTCTGCGTCGGAACGTCGGGCCCGGCCGGCACCGACATGATCACCGGCCTCTACTCGGCGGCCGCCGACTCCATCCCGATCCTGTGCATCACGGGCCAGGCACCGGTGGCCAAGCTGCACAAGGAGGACTTCCAGGCCGTCGACATCGCCTCGATCGCCGCTCCCCTGACCAAGGCGGCGACGACCGTACTGGAGCCGGCACAGGTCCCCGGGACATTCCAGCAGGCCTTCCACCTGATGCGTTCGGGCCGTCCGGGCCCGGTGCTGGTGGACCTGCCGATCGACGTGCAACTGGCCGAGATCGACTTCGATCCCGACACCTATGCGCCGCTGCCGCCCTACCGCCCGGCCGCCACCCGCGAACAGGCCGCGCGGGCGATCGACATGTTGTGCTCGGCGGAGCGCCCGCTGATCGTCGCCGGTGGTGGCATCATCAATGCCGATGCCGCAGAGCTGCTGGTGGAGTTCGCCGAGCTGACCGGCGTACCGGTCGTGCCGACCCTGATGGGCTGGGGAACGTTGCCGGACGATCACCCGCTGATGGCCGGAATGGTCGGTCTGCAGACCTCTCATCGCTACGGCAACGACGCAATGCTGGCCTCGGACTTCGTGCTCGGGATCGGCAACCGGTGGGCGAACCGGCACACCGGCGGCCTCGACGTGTATCGCGCCGGGCGCCGATTCGTCCATGTCGACATCGAACCCACCCAGATCGGCCGGGTGTTCGAGCCCGACTTCGGGATCACCTCCGATGCCGGCGCCGCGCTGCGGCTGTTCATCGAGGTCGCCCGCGAGCGGCGCGCGGCCGGCGAACTGCCCGACTGGTCGGCATGGTCCACCTCGGTGGCCGAGCGCAAGCAGCGGTTGCAGCGGCGTACCCACTTCGACGACGTGCCGATCAAACCGCAACGCGTCTACCAGGAGATGAATCGGGTCTTCGGGCCCGACACCCGCTATGTCAGTTCGATCGGTCTGTCGCAGATCGCCGGGGCCCAGTTCCTGCATGTCTACGGCCCGCGGCACTGGATCAACTGCGGGCAGGCCGGGCCGCTGGGCTGGACCGTCCCGGCGGCACTGGGGGTCTGCACCGCAGCCCCCGATGACACCGTGGTCGCGCTCTCCGGCGACTACGACTTCCAGTTCATGATCGAGGAGCTGGCGGTCGGGGCACAGTTCAACATCCCCTACATCCATGTCGTGGTGAACAACGCCTACCTGGGCCTGATCCGGCAGGCACAGCGCAACTTCGACATGGACTACTGCGTGCAGCTCTCCTTCGACAACATCAACTCCGCTGAGGTCAACGGATATGGTGTTGATCATGTCAAGGTGGCCGAGGGGCTGGGGTGCAAGGCGCTGCGGGTGTTCGAGCCGGACGGAATCGAGCCGGCCCTCGAGGAGGCGCGCAAGCTCGCGGCCGAGTATCGGGTGCCGGTGATGGTCGAAATCATCCTGGAACGCGTGACAAACATCGCGATGGCGGGTGCCGACATCGACAAGGTGATGGAGTTCGAGGATCTTGCCGAAGCCGGTGAGCTCGCACCGACCGCATTGGCCGATCGCGAGGCCTGA
- a CDS encoding glycerate kinase, whose product MRILIAPDKFKGSLTAEQVAMIIGDVLTRDRPDLDWRACPVTDGGDGMLAAALGAGYVREPVTVSGPTGRSVDSGYARRDGSAVVELADASGLARLPDGRPDPMGASTRGTGELIAAALRAGCTDIVLGIGGSASTDGGAGMVTALGARILDERGDPLPDGGGSLADAAALDLSGLDPRLDGAQIVVASDVDNPLLGARGAAAVYGPQKGADPDQVALLDRSLRRWAELVRTTTGQDVAARPGAGAAGGTGFGAMAILGASLRPGIEIVLDLVGFHDALAGADLVITGEGSLDEQTLHGKAPAGVAEAARRGGVAVAAVCGRNALSPEQAERAGFDRIWALADLEPDPARSMAHAPELLAKLAREIAADLPRS is encoded by the coding sequence ATGCGCATCCTGATCGCGCCCGACAAGTTCAAGGGATCCCTGACCGCCGAGCAGGTCGCCATGATCATCGGCGATGTGCTGACCAGGGACCGCCCGGACCTGGACTGGCGGGCCTGCCCGGTGACGGACGGAGGCGACGGAATGCTCGCTGCCGCGCTGGGGGCGGGCTACGTGCGCGAACCGGTCACGGTGTCCGGGCCGACCGGCCGGTCCGTGGACAGCGGGTACGCCAGACGGGACGGGTCCGCGGTCGTGGAGCTGGCCGATGCGTCGGGATTGGCGCGCCTCCCGGACGGCCGGCCCGACCCGATGGGTGCGAGCACCCGCGGCACGGGTGAGCTGATCGCCGCCGCACTGCGAGCCGGCTGCACCGACATCGTGCTCGGGATCGGCGGGAGCGCATCGACCGACGGTGGCGCCGGCATGGTGACGGCGCTCGGCGCGCGGATCCTCGACGAGCGCGGCGACCCGCTTCCCGACGGCGGCGGGAGCCTCGCCGACGCCGCGGCGCTCGACCTCTCCGGCCTCGATCCCCGACTCGACGGCGCGCAGATCGTCGTCGCCAGCGACGTCGACAACCCGCTGCTGGGGGCGCGGGGCGCGGCGGCGGTCTACGGGCCGCAGAAGGGAGCCGACCCCGATCAGGTCGCGCTCCTGGACCGCTCGCTTCGCCGCTGGGCCGAGCTGGTGCGGACCACGACCGGTCAGGACGTGGCTGCTCGACCGGGCGCGGGCGCCGCCGGGGGCACCGGCTTCGGCGCGATGGCGATCCTCGGCGCCTCGCTGCGCCCGGGGATCGAGATCGTGTTGGACCTGGTCGGCTTCCACGACGCGCTGGCAGGTGCCGACCTGGTGATCACCGGCGAGGGTTCGCTCGACGAGCAGACCCTGCACGGCAAGGCCCCGGCCGGGGTGGCCGAGGCGGCGCGGCGGGGCGGCGTCGCCGTGGCTGCCGTCTGTGGCCGCAACGCCCTCAGCCCTGAGCAGGCCGAGCGCGCCGGGTTCGACCGGATCTGGGCGCTCGCCGATCTCGAGCCCGACCCGGCCCGGAGCATGGCGCACGCGCCCGAGCTGCTGGCGAAGCTCGCCCGCGAGATCGCCGCCGACCTCCCGCGCTCATGA
- a CDS encoding cation:dicarboxylate symporter family transporter: MATSPQTSPAPVARRRDRTHWLYIAVIIAVLAGIVVGLAAPGVGKSLAPLGTGFVALIKMMISPVIFCTIVLGIGSIARAATVGKVGGLALGYFMVMSTFALAIGLVVGNFVHPGTGLNIAGATYEPKGEAETASDFVLGIIPDTLLSALTGDSVLQTLFVALLVGFALQRMGKQGAPILDGIRVVQALVFRILAMILWVAPIGAFGAIAGVVGSTGWSAVVALATLMFAFYLTCALFIVVVLGLLLRVITGVNIFRLMAYLGREYLLIVGTSSSESALPRLIAKMEHLGVSRPVVGITVPVGYSFNLDGTAIYLTMASLFISTAMGKPMSLPEQIGLLVFMIIASKGAAGVTGAGLATLAGGLQAYRPDLINGVGVIVGIDRFMSEARALTNFTGNAVATLIIGTWTKQVDREQVSAVLAGHRPFDETTMLDDHGSGEPSEEVEAGVPAR, translated from the coding sequence ATGGCAACGTCGCCCCAGACCTCTCCCGCGCCTGTCGCACGGCGGCGCGACCGCACGCACTGGCTCTACATTGCGGTGATCATCGCCGTGCTGGCGGGCATCGTGGTCGGCCTCGCGGCACCGGGGGTGGGCAAGTCGCTGGCCCCGCTGGGCACCGGTTTCGTCGCGCTGATCAAGATGATGATCTCGCCGGTGATCTTCTGCACGATCGTGCTCGGCATCGGTTCGATCGCCCGGGCCGCCACCGTGGGCAAGGTCGGCGGCCTCGCGCTCGGCTATTTCATGGTGATGTCGACCTTCGCGCTGGCCATCGGGCTGGTCGTGGGCAACTTCGTCCATCCGGGTACCGGCCTGAACATCGCGGGCGCCACCTACGAGCCGAAGGGGGAGGCGGAGACGGCGTCGGACTTCGTGCTCGGGATCATCCCCGACACGCTGCTGTCGGCGCTGACCGGTGACTCGGTGCTGCAGACGCTCTTCGTGGCGTTGCTGGTCGGCTTCGCCCTGCAGCGGATGGGCAAGCAGGGCGCCCCGATCCTGGACGGCATCCGGGTCGTCCAGGCGCTGGTCTTCCGGATCCTCGCGATGATCCTGTGGGTTGCCCCGATCGGCGCGTTCGGGGCGATCGCCGGCGTCGTCGGCTCGACCGGCTGGAGCGCCGTGGTCGCGCTGGCCACCCTGATGTTCGCGTTCTACCTGACCTGTGCGTTGTTCATCGTCGTCGTTCTCGGCCTGTTGCTGCGGGTGATCACCGGGGTGAACATCTTCCGGCTGATGGCCTATCTCGGGCGCGAGTACCTTCTGATCGTCGGCACCTCGTCCTCGGAGTCGGCGCTGCCGCGGCTGATCGCCAAGATGGAACACCTGGGGGTGTCCCGGCCGGTCGTCGGGATCACGGTCCCCGTCGGGTACTCCTTCAACCTCGACGGTACGGCGATCTACCTGACGATGGCCTCGCTGTTCATCTCCACGGCGATGGGCAAGCCGATGTCGCTGCCGGAGCAGATCGGCCTGCTGGTGTTCATGATCATTGCCTCCAAGGGCGCGGCCGGCGTCACCGGGGCGGGCCTGGCGACCCTGGCGGGCGGCCTCCAGGCGTACCGTCCGGATCTGATCAACGGGGTCGGGGTGATCGTCGGCATCGACCGCTTCATGTCCGAGGCGCGGGCCCTGACCAACTTCACCGGTAATGCCGTGGCGACCTTGATCATCGGCACCTGGACCAAGCAGGTCGACCGCGAGCAGGTGAGCGCGGTCCTGGCCGGGCACCGGCCGTTCGACGAGACGACCATGCTGGATGATCATGGCTCGGGCGAGCCGTCCGAGGAGGTCGAGGCTGGCGTACCGGCTCGTTGA
- a CDS encoding ATP-binding protein, with protein MRRALGIASAPWRWWRSASIATRLFAQTTALLLVAALAAFALLAADARAAAEASAARTSRETAVTIAAAPQVRRTLAGAADRYPTDPRRAVAEASAALEPYAVEVAAVTDLDFVTIMAVDGTRYTHPDPSRIGAAYLGTIEPAQRGEIFTEVYTGTLGPSVRAIVPVRHGGRIVGLVAAGVTIDQVTDTVLARLGLLAGAVAAAIALAGIAAWLIARRLRALTHGQGPEGLARLFAAHEAALHSVDDGLVLIEGDRIALANDRARELLGVAPPAEPGWSALPPAARALAAADGAADRASAVVAGRSLLIDRSPAEVSGRQAVMLTIRDRTELSRISGELDSLRTMARALRAQTHEFDNRLHTIITLIELGKADQALAFAADRDLGQRVADRMLAADSEPVLAALLLGKSAQAHERGVRLFFETHLAPGDHQVPAPDLVTILGNLIDNAIDAAADHVRDHSRGTDEPEAWAEVYLDRDEDGQLLIQVSDSGPGIEPGEESSIFESGWSSKAAAHDRGYGLALVAQTVERLGGSIEITRGVGAVFTVALPGAGEQP; from the coding sequence GTGCGACGAGCACTCGGAATCGCGAGCGCGCCATGGCGGTGGTGGCGGTCGGCGAGCATCGCCACGCGGCTGTTCGCCCAGACGACCGCCCTGCTGCTCGTCGCCGCGCTGGCTGCCTTCGCACTCCTGGCTGCCGACGCGCGGGCCGCCGCGGAGGCCAGTGCCGCCCGGACCAGCCGCGAGACGGCGGTCACGATCGCGGCCGCGCCCCAGGTGCGGCGTACCCTCGCCGGGGCGGCCGACCGCTATCCGACCGACCCCCGGCGCGCCGTGGCCGAGGCATCCGCGGCGCTCGAACCGTACGCGGTGGAGGTCGCGGCGGTCACCGATCTCGACTTCGTCACGATCATGGCCGTCGACGGCACGCGCTACACCCACCCCGACCCGTCCCGGATCGGCGCGGCGTACCTCGGCACCATCGAGCCGGCCCAGCGGGGCGAGATCTTCACCGAGGTCTACACCGGCACGCTGGGGCCGTCGGTGCGGGCGATCGTTCCGGTACGCCACGGCGGGCGGATCGTCGGTCTGGTCGCCGCCGGGGTGACCATCGACCAGGTGACCGACACCGTGCTCGCCCGGCTGGGCCTGCTGGCCGGCGCGGTCGCGGCCGCGATCGCGCTGGCCGGTATCGCGGCCTGGCTGATCGCCCGCCGCCTGCGTGCGCTGACCCACGGGCAGGGCCCCGAAGGTCTGGCACGGCTGTTCGCCGCCCACGAGGCGGCGCTGCACTCCGTCGACGACGGCCTGGTGCTGATCGAGGGCGACCGGATCGCCCTGGCCAACGACCGCGCCCGCGAGCTGCTGGGAGTCGCTCCCCCGGCCGAACCGGGCTGGTCGGCCCTGCCACCCGCTGCCCGGGCGCTGGCCGCCGCCGACGGTGCCGCGGACCGGGCCTCGGCGGTGGTGGCCGGCCGCTCGCTGTTGATCGACCGCTCCCCTGCCGAGGTGAGCGGCCGGCAGGCCGTGATGCTCACCATCCGCGACCGCACCGAGCTCAGCCGGATCAGTGGCGAGTTGGACTCCCTGCGCACGATGGCGCGAGCGCTGCGGGCGCAGACCCACGAGTTCGACAATCGGCTGCACACGATCATCACCCTGATCGAGCTGGGCAAGGCCGATCAGGCGCTCGCCTTCGCGGCCGATCGCGACCTCGGTCAGCGGGTCGCCGACCGGATGCTCGCCGCGGACTCCGAGCCGGTGCTGGCGGCCCTGTTGCTCGGCAAGTCCGCCCAGGCCCACGAGCGGGGCGTGCGGTTGTTCTTCGAGACCCATCTCGCGCCGGGCGATCACCAGGTGCCGGCGCCGGACCTCGTCACGATCCTGGGCAACCTGATCGACAACGCGATCGACGCGGCTGCGGATCACGTGCGCGATCACTCCCGCGGCACGGACGAACCGGAGGCCTGGGCCGAGGTCTATCTCGACCGCGACGAGGACGGCCAGTTGCTGATCCAGGTCTCCGACAGCGGCCCGGGCATCGAGCCGGGCGAGGAGTCGTCGATCTTCGAGAGCGGCTGGAGCAGCAAGGCAGCGGCGCACGATCGCGGCTACGGCCTCGCGCTGGTCGCCCAGACCGTCGAGCGCCTGGGGGGCAGCATCGAGATCACCCGTGGTGTCGGCGCGGTGTTCACCGTGGCGCTGCCGGGTGCCGGGGAGCAACCATGA
- a CDS encoding response regulator, whose product MIRVLIVEDDRRTAQAHGAYTDRVEGFEVAGIVHSAADAVRAIRANRGSDEIHLLLLDMNLPDRHGLELCRDLRAAGLGIDVIAVTAVRELETVRGAVSAGIVQYLIKPFTFAAFADKLRRYAAYRDRLGTADALTQADVDEAIAALRTSNAPGLAKGLSATTLSAVSALLGPEARSASEVAAQLGLSRVTARRYLEHLAESGEATRAPRYGTRGRPEHQYRRARPT is encoded by the coding sequence ATGATCCGCGTACTGATCGTCGAGGACGACCGGCGTACCGCGCAGGCCCACGGGGCCTACACCGATCGGGTCGAGGGATTCGAGGTCGCCGGGATCGTGCACAGTGCCGCCGATGCGGTGCGGGCGATCCGCGCGAACCGTGGATCCGACGAGATCCACCTGCTGCTGCTCGACATGAACCTGCCCGACCGGCACGGCCTGGAGTTGTGCCGCGACCTGCGGGCCGCGGGGCTGGGCATCGACGTGATCGCGGTGACCGCGGTACGCGAGCTGGAGACGGTCCGGGGCGCGGTGTCGGCGGGCATCGTGCAATATCTGATCAAGCCGTTCACCTTCGCCGCGTTCGCCGACAAGCTGCGCCGCTATGCCGCCTATCGCGACCGGCTGGGCACGGCGGACGCGCTCACCCAGGCCGATGTCGACGAGGCCATCGCCGCGCTCCGGACCTCCAATGCACCCGGGCTGGCCAAGGGTCTGTCGGCGACCACGCTGAGCGCGGTCTCCGCGCTGCTCGGGCCCGAGGCCCGGTCGGCGAGCGAGGTGGCCGCCCAGCTCGGCCTGTCGCGGGTCACGGCGCGTCGCTACCTGGAGCACCTGGCCGAGTCGGGCGAGGCGACCCGGGCGCCGCGCTACGGCACGCGCGGGCGCCCCGAGCACCAGTACCGCCGCGCCCGCCCGACCTAG
- a CDS encoding fructosamine kinase family protein, with protein MQHFTKRGTPRALAYEAAGLAWLGAAGAAPVVRLVEQRGDTLTTARLAPVRPSAAAAEDFGRALAVTHDAGAPAFGCPPDGWAGDGFVGAAPLSLASDERWGRMYAEQRVLPYARQARDAGALAAGELAIIEAVAQRLAAGDLDDEAPPARLHGDLWSGNVISTDAGMIMIDPAAQGGHRLLDLAMLDLFGFSHLDRVFAAYAEASAYLPDNWRQLIGLHQVHHLLVHAVLFGGGYGASAARAARPYR; from the coding sequence ATGCAGCACTTCACCAAACGGGGCACGCCGCGTGCCCTCGCCTACGAGGCCGCCGGGCTGGCCTGGCTCGGCGCCGCCGGGGCCGCGCCGGTAGTGCGGCTCGTCGAGCAGCGCGGCGACACGCTGACCACCGCGCGCCTGGCCCCGGTACGCCCGAGCGCCGCCGCCGCCGAGGACTTCGGCCGGGCGCTCGCCGTCACCCACGACGCCGGCGCGCCGGCCTTCGGCTGCCCACCGGACGGCTGGGCCGGTGACGGCTTCGTCGGCGCGGCCCCGCTCAGCCTGGCCTCGGACGAGCGCTGGGGCCGGATGTATGCCGAGCAGCGGGTGCTGCCCTATGCCCGGCAGGCCCGCGACGCCGGGGCGCTCGCGGCCGGCGAGCTCGCGATCATCGAGGCGGTGGCGCAGCGGTTGGCCGCGGGCGATCTCGACGACGAGGCGCCACCGGCGCGCCTGCACGGGGACCTGTGGTCGGGCAATGTGATCAGCACCGACGCGGGCATGATCATGATCGACCCGGCCGCCCAGGGCGGACACCGGCTGCTGGATCTGGCGATGTTGGACCTGTTCGGCTTCTCCCACCTCGACCGGGTGTTCGCCGCCTATGCCGAGGCCTCGGCATACCTGCCCGACAACTGGCGACAACTGATCGGGCTGCACCAGGTGCACCATCTGCTGGTGCACGCGGTGCTGTTCGGGGGCGGCTACGGGGCCAGCGCGGCGCGCGCCGCACGCCCCTACCGGTGA
- a CDS encoding NAD(P)/FAD-dependent oxidoreductase: MNGKTGGVKPAKTTHDAPKVVIVGGGFGGVSAAHELAKSGFHVTIIDRHPYTTFLPLLYQLATGGLNPGDITYSLRLFAARQKGHPAVRRAQVTGIDKAARRVHVDDGPPIDYDYLVIATGVTTNHFGIPGAAQYSRSMYTRTSAIEVRDMIFGGMEDLADSGGRQSFNIIVVGGGATGVEMAGTLAEMRASIPVIYPELSIEQVNVILVEMAPQLLTPFDESLQKYTLKQLQDRGVDVRLNTAISEVHADHVDLKDGTELPADLVIWAAGIAGYDTVAAWGLPMGKGSRIMVEPTLLVEGEDRIFAIGDCAVINNDPLPQLAQPAMQMGAFLGGQLQRIVRGEQPATFHYRNKGEMATIGRASAVAQFPNGMKIKGLPAWLLWVGVHLFFLLGNRNRLQSMINLGARYLFWPRSSTAIVGDVKDPPSEEAIVAQREERERQAELAAAEERRHRRGQPQR; the protein is encoded by the coding sequence GTGAATGGCAAGACTGGAGGTGTGAAACCCGCGAAGACAACGCATGACGCACCCAAGGTCGTCATCGTCGGTGGTGGATTCGGTGGTGTCTCGGCGGCACACGAGCTGGCGAAGTCGGGGTTCCACGTCACGATCATCGACCGGCATCCCTACACGACATTCCTGCCGCTGCTCTACCAACTCGCCACCGGCGGCCTGAACCCGGGCGACATCACCTATTCGCTGCGGCTGTTCGCCGCGCGCCAGAAGGGTCATCCGGCGGTACGCCGGGCGCAGGTCACCGGGATCGACAAGGCGGCCCGCCGCGTCCACGTCGACGACGGCCCGCCGATCGACTACGACTACCTGGTGATCGCCACCGGTGTCACCACCAACCACTTCGGCATTCCCGGGGCCGCGCAGTACAGCCGCTCCATGTACACCCGCACCTCGGCCATCGAGGTCCGCGACATGATCTTCGGCGGCATGGAGGATCTGGCCGACAGCGGCGGCCGGCAGAGCTTCAACATCATCGTCGTCGGGGGCGGGGCCACCGGCGTCGAGATGGCCGGCACCCTGGCCGAGATGCGGGCCAGCATCCCGGTGATCTATCCCGAGCTGAGCATCGAACAGGTCAACGTGATCCTCGTCGAGATGGCGCCGCAACTGCTGACGCCGTTCGACGAGTCGCTGCAGAAGTACACGCTGAAGCAGTTGCAGGACCGTGGGGTGGACGTCCGGCTGAACACCGCGATCAGCGAGGTGCACGCCGACCATGTCGACCTCAAGGACGGCACCGAGCTGCCGGCCGATCTGGTGATCTGGGCCGCCGGCATCGCGGGCTACGACACGGTCGCCGCCTGGGGCCTGCCGATGGGCAAGGGCAGCCGCATCATGGTCGAGCCGACGCTGCTGGTCGAGGGTGAGGACCGGATCTTCGCCATTGGCGACTGCGCGGTGATCAACAACGACCCGCTTCCGCAGCTCGCCCAACCGGCCATGCAGATGGGCGCCTTCCTCGGCGGCCAGCTCCAGCGCATCGTGCGGGGCGAGCAGCCGGCGACCTTCCACTACCGGAACAAGGGCGAGATGGCGACCATCGGCCGCGCCTCGGCCGTGGCCCAGTTCCCCAACGGGATGAAGATCAAGGGGCTGCCGGCCTGGCTGCTCTGGGTCGGGGTGCACCTGTTCTTCCTGCTCGGCAACCGGAACCGGCTGCAGTCCATGATCAACCTGGGCGCCCGCTATCTGTTCTGGCCGCGTTCGAGCACCGCCATCGTCGGCGATGTCAAGGACCCGCCGTCGGAGGAGGCCATCGTCGCGCAGCGGGAGGAGCGCGAGCGGCAGGCCGAGCTGGCCGCCGCCGAGGAGCGTCGTCACCGGCGCGGCCAGCCGCAGCGCTGA